The genomic segment GATGTTGGCTTCTCCCCACGCGTAGAAGAAGAATTGCAGGTACCACATGATGCCGCCGGTGGCTGCGAGCGCCGCATTGGTCCGCAGCGTGGGGCCGGGCTGGCGCAGGTCTTCGCGCAGAGAGAGGCGCGGGACCGCGGCGAGGCGGATAAAGCAGTAGGCGAGGTTGATGACGGCGCCGCCACCCATGATGAATACGTAGCTGGGCAGCATGGCGTAGAGCGGATTGACGCCGACGGATTTAGCGGCTTCCTGGATGGGCAAGGCCGCGTGCAAAGCGAACGACATGCCAGATGAAAAGATGCCGCACATGACCGCTAGGAGGAGGCCGAGGCCGACGTTGAATTCTTCAAGATGGCCTTTGAGTTGGAGTTCCTTTTTGTGTCCTGCCCAGGAGACGATGGCGACACCGATGAGAGCGACGAAGACTCCAGCCATGGTGTAGAGGCCGCCGCGCGTGGTGAAGAGCATGCTGGCCTTGCCGTCCATGATGGGAGGCACGAGCGTGCCGACGACGAGCGTGACGCCGATGGCGATGCCGATGCC from the Occallatibacter riparius genome contains:
- the rhaT gene encoding L-rhamnose/proton symporter RhaT, translating into MANIVAGIGWHVIGAGMAASFYAPIEKVKKWSWETTWAIAGLFSWILLPIGVSLCLLPSFTGFYASIDPHLLLTIALFGAMWGVGNVSYGLTMRHLGMSLGIGIAIGVTLVVGTLVPPIMDGKASMLFTTRGGLYTMAGVFVALIGVAIVSWAGHKKELQLKGHLEEFNVGLGLLLAVMCGIFSSGMSFALHAALPIQEAAKSVGVNPLYAMLPSYVFIMGGGAVINLAYCFIRLAAVPRLSLREDLRQPGPTLRTNAALAATGGIMWYLQFFFYAWGEANIPASMSYVNWMLHMSIYVLCGGIVGLALGEWAGIRSGLLRLLWVGIIIIIIAANLVGVGMAYSQ